A part of Aquaspirillum sp. LM1 genomic DNA contains:
- a CDS encoding rhodanese-like domain-containing protein codes for MSTATLDPIRTDLSAAQTPQSPADLLRAGRERGQQAGVIYAGGVYPPEAWALFSAGAAQLVDVRSAEELKFVGHVPGSQHVAWMTGAALLKNPRFIRELEKIASKDSVLLLLCRSGKRSAAAAEAAALAGFTAVYNVLEGFEGELDPLQRRGDSGGWRHRGLPWVQD; via the coding sequence ATGTCGACTGCCACGCTTGACCCGATCCGCACCGACCTTTCTGCTGCGCAGACCCCGCAGTCTCCGGCTGACCTTCTCCGTGCTGGCCGTGAGCGCGGCCAGCAGGCCGGGGTGATTTACGCCGGCGGGGTGTATCCGCCGGAAGCCTGGGCGCTGTTCAGTGCGGGGGCGGCGCAGTTGGTGGATGTGCGCTCGGCAGAAGAACTGAAATTTGTTGGCCATGTGCCGGGCAGTCAGCACGTGGCGTGGATGACCGGCGCAGCGCTGCTGAAAAATCCGCGCTTTATCCGCGAGCTGGAAAAAATTGCCAGCAAGGACAGCGTGCTGCTGTTGCTGTGTCGCAGCGGCAAACGCTCGGCGGCGGCGGCTGAGGCCGCTGCGCTGGCCGGATTCACCGCCGTGTACAACGTGCTGGAAGGCTTTGAAGGCGAACTCGACCCGCTGCAGCGTCGAGGAGACAGCGGCGGCTGGCGGCACAGGGGCTTGCCGTGGGTGCAAGACTGA
- a CDS encoding Rpn family recombination-promoting nuclease/putative transposase — MPHDTDASYKLLFSAPEVVRDLVLGFIPDDWLHSLDYTTLEKIPGSYVTDDLRDRADDVVWRVKADGEWVYLYLLIEFQSTADPWMAVRMMTYLGLLYQDLIRRGDVLPGRRLPPVLPIVLYNGQGNWRAATDIADLIPKAPGLVAKHLPKLEYLLIDENRYTDADLAELKNLVAAIIRVEHPENEQALLQLIDLLNEWLEGKPELKRTFAIWIRAVLLRQSKHTLALPKVRDLKELKMTLAERFDQWAQQYEQRGKLVGWQEGLQKGQQQGRQEGRQEGRQEGRQEGEALLLQRLLTRRFGALPADCVTRIRTASSGQLERWSDRVLDARTLAEVFEQA, encoded by the coding sequence ATGCCCCACGACACCGACGCCTCCTACAAGTTGCTGTTCTCCGCCCCCGAAGTGGTGCGTGACCTGGTGCTGGGCTTCATCCCCGATGACTGGCTGCACAGCCTGGATTACACCACCCTGGAAAAAATCCCCGGCAGCTACGTCACCGATGACCTGCGCGACCGCGCCGATGATGTGGTCTGGCGAGTCAAGGCCGACGGCGAGTGGGTGTATCTTTACCTGCTGATTGAATTCCAGAGCACCGCCGACCCGTGGATGGCGGTGCGGATGATGACTTACCTTGGCCTGCTCTATCAGGACCTGATCCGGCGCGGCGACGTACTGCCAGGCCGGCGGTTGCCGCCCGTGCTGCCGATTGTGCTATATAACGGCCAGGGCAACTGGCGTGCCGCCACCGACATTGCCGACCTGATTCCCAAAGCCCCCGGCCTGGTGGCCAAACACCTGCCCAAGCTGGAATACCTGCTGATCGACGAAAACCGCTACACCGACGCCGATCTGGCCGAGCTGAAAAACCTGGTGGCGGCCATTATCCGGGTGGAACACCCGGAAAACGAACAGGCACTGCTGCAACTGATTGATCTGTTGAACGAATGGCTGGAAGGCAAGCCAGAGCTGAAACGCACGTTTGCCATCTGGATCCGGGCCGTGCTGTTAAGACAAAGCAAACACACCCTGGCCTTGCCCAAGGTGCGCGACTTGAAGGAGCTGAAGATGACCTTGGCAGAACGGTTTGATCAATGGGCGCAGCAGTACGAGCAGCGCGGCAAGCTGGTGGGGTGGCAGGAGGGCTTGCAGAAAGGTCAGCAGCAAGGTCGACAAGAAGGCCGGCAAGAAGGGCGACAAGAGGGTCGGCAAGAAGGCGAAGCCCTGCTGCTGCAACGCTTGCTCACCCGCCGCTTTGGCGCACTGCCTGCCGACTGCGTAACTCGAATCCGCACAGCGAGTTCCGGGCAACTGGAGCGGTGGAGCGACCGGGTGCTGGACGCCAGGACACTGGCCGAGGTGTTTGAGCAAGCCTGA
- a CDS encoding ISAs1 family transposase: protein MITCWRSKVTNPNSHGRQVVQTARVIPAAGHIDTTAWPACKSIGVIDSWRRVGDKPAQWERRYYISSRDLDGEALGRAVRAHWGIENRLHWMLDVGFGEEASTVRKDDAPQNLSLLKKMVLNLVRPVPMGKNGKTR, encoded by the coding sequence GTGATTACCTGCTGGCGGTCAAAGGTAACCAACCCTAACAGCCATGGCCGGCAAGTGGTGCAAACGGCGCGGGTGATTCCGGCCGCAGGGCATATCGACACAACGGCCTGGCCAGCGTGCAAGAGTATCGGCGTGATCGATTCGTGGCGGCGGGTGGGCGACAAGCCGGCGCAATGGGAGCGGCGTTATTACATCAGTTCGCGCGATCTGGACGGTGAGGCGCTGGGGCGTGCGGTACGCGCGCACTGGGGCATCGAAAACCGGCTGCACTGGATGCTGGATGTGGGATTTGGCGAGGAGGCCAGTACGGTGCGCAAGGATGACGCGCCGCAGAACCTGTCGTTATTGAAAAAGATGGTGCTGAATCTGGTGCGACCGGTTCCGATGGGAAAAAACGGCAAGACAAGATGA
- a CDS encoding IS481 family transposase — protein sequence MSEVHAQARTTPRTRAEIKNSAASLLELAKRYNISVATARKWKQRDSPEDLSHRPHKLCTTLTPAQEAIAVALRSLTLLGLDDLVAVVREFINPDVSRSGLDRCLRRHGVANLRQLQAQALADAGQVEPQVKTFKDYEPGFLHMDIKYLPRMPDEKERRYLFVAIDRATRWVFMHIYADQSEQSSVDFLNRLERAAPMKIVKLLTDNGSQFTDRFTSKKREPTGRHAFDVRCMTLNIEHRLCPPRHPQTNGMVERFNGRISEVVNQTRFASAAELETTLKRYVNTYNQQIPQRALNHLSPIQALKEWQKKKPELFKKRIYNQAGLDT from the coding sequence ATGAGTGAAGTCCACGCCCAGGCTCGAACCACCCCTCGTACGCGAGCGGAGATCAAGAATTCAGCCGCATCGTTGCTTGAGTTGGCAAAACGCTACAACATCAGCGTGGCAACCGCACGCAAGTGGAAACAGCGCGACAGCCCGGAGGATTTATCCCATCGCCCGCACAAGCTCTGCACCACGCTGACTCCGGCACAAGAGGCGATTGCCGTGGCCTTGCGAAGCCTGACGCTACTGGGATTGGATGACCTGGTCGCTGTGGTGCGCGAATTCATCAATCCAGACGTCTCTCGCTCTGGGCTGGATCGCTGTCTGCGCCGCCATGGCGTGGCCAATTTGCGTCAACTGCAAGCCCAGGCGCTGGCTGATGCCGGCCAGGTTGAGCCACAGGTCAAAACCTTCAAGGATTACGAACCTGGCTTCCTGCACATGGATATCAAGTACTTGCCGCGGATGCCTGACGAGAAAGAGCGACGTTACCTGTTTGTAGCCATCGACCGCGCCACACGCTGGGTGTTCATGCATATCTATGCCGACCAAAGTGAGCAAAGCAGCGTGGACTTTTTAAACCGGCTGGAACGCGCGGCACCGATGAAGATCGTCAAATTGCTCACTGACAACGGCAGTCAGTTCACCGACCGCTTCACCAGCAAAAAGCGTGAGCCAACCGGACGCCACGCCTTTGATGTCCGTTGCATGACGCTGAATATTGAGCACCGCCTGTGCCCGCCGCGCCACCCGCAGACAAACGGGATGGTTGAGCGCTTCAATGGCCGAATCAGTGAGGTGGTGAACCAGACCCGATTTGCTTCAGCGGCTGAGTTGGAGACAACGCTTAAGCGCTATGTGAACACTTACAACCAGCAGATTCCGCAGCGTGCGCTCAACCATCTTTCGCCCATTCAGGCGCTGAAAGAATGGCAGAAGAAAAAACCTGAATTGTTCAAGAAGCGCATTTATAACCAGGCGGGACTTGACACCTAG
- a CDS encoding ABC transporter ATP-binding protein, with protein sequence MLDVRQLSVAYGKVEAVSNISLTVGEGQIVTVIGPNGAGKTTLLSAIMGLLASRGDLVFAGEPQPTPEVETLVARGLCLVPEKRELFAEMSVEDNLLLGAFQRHRLGHRDHAAAMEEVYALFPRLKERRKQAAGTMSGGERQMLAVGRALMGKPRLLMLDEPSLGLAPLIVRDIFRIIAELRRRGVSILLVEQNARAALQVADYAYVLENGQVHMQGPARELADDPRVVEAYLGLGSKHQAMLSS encoded by the coding sequence GTGCTGGACGTGCGCCAGCTGTCAGTGGCCTATGGCAAGGTGGAGGCGGTCAGCAATATCAGCCTCACCGTGGGCGAAGGGCAGATCGTGACCGTGATCGGCCCCAACGGTGCCGGCAAAACCACCCTGCTGTCGGCCATCATGGGCCTGCTGGCGTCGCGTGGCGACCTGGTGTTTGCCGGCGAACCACAACCCACGCCCGAGGTGGAAACCCTGGTGGCGCGCGGCCTGTGCCTGGTGCCGGAAAAACGCGAGCTGTTTGCCGAAATGAGCGTGGAAGACAATCTGCTGCTGGGCGCGTTTCAGCGCCACCGGCTGGGCCACCGCGACCACGCCGCCGCCATGGAAGAAGTCTACGCGCTGTTTCCCCGGCTGAAAGAACGGCGCAAACAAGCCGCCGGAACGATGTCTGGCGGCGAGCGGCAAATGCTGGCGGTGGGCCGCGCACTGATGGGCAAGCCCCGGCTGCTGATGCTGGACGAACCCAGCCTGGGCCTGGCCCCGCTGATTGTGCGCGATATTTTCCGCATCATCGCCGAACTGCGCCGGCGCGGCGTGTCGATCCTGCTGGTGGAACAAAACGCCCGCGCCGCGCTGCAAGTGGCCGACTACGCCTATGTGCTGGAAAACGGGCAAGTGCATATGCAAGGCCCGGCGCGCGAACTGGCGGATGATCCTCGGGTGGTGGAGGCGTATCTGGGGCTGGGGAGCAAGCATCAGGCGATGTTGAGCAGCTGA
- a CDS encoding ATP-binding cassette domain-containing protein, whose product MKPLSAHWVLGIFLLLMLLSPWLLPPFYLTLLNYIGLYALAALGLVLLTGVGGLTSFGQAAFVGLGAYTTAVLCTSSTLPGWLAWAGQSPWLGLLGGLLLTATLALVLGSLSLKLSGYFLPLGTIAWGISLYFLFGTLEFLGGHSGVSGIPPVAIGGWLLDDAHEMFYLIWAFLLCAMFTTQNLLDSREGRAIRALKGGMVMAEAMGVNTSRSRMVIFVIAALHAAAAGWLYAHMQRFINPSPFSLSSGIEFLFMAVIGGAGQVWGALLGAGVLTVLKQWLQNLLPLVLGDSGNFEVIVFGVLMVFILQRSSQGLWPLLARWVPVRRVVRTVDEHAPALAHKPPPPAGQVVLEARGVTRQFGGLVANNNMSLHVKAGEILALIGPNGAGKSTMFNQLSGVDTPTSGEVLFRGQPVTGQDSRHIARMGMSRTFQHVKLLPSMSVLENVAIGTHLRGERGVLSAAWRLDRSEEARLLAEAARQLRRVGLGDMLHEEAGSLALGQQRILEIARALCADPCVLLLDEPAAGLRHQEKAALAALLRQLRADGMAILLVEHDMDFVMGLVDRVVVMEFGEKIAEGLPEEVQQNPAVLEAYLGGV is encoded by the coding sequence ATGAAGCCGCTTTCCGCACATTGGGTGTTGGGCATTTTTCTGTTGCTGATGCTGCTCAGCCCGTGGCTGCTGCCGCCGTTTTACCTGACCTTGCTCAACTATATCGGCCTGTACGCCCTGGCCGCGCTGGGCCTGGTGCTGCTGACCGGCGTGGGCGGGCTGACCAGCTTTGGCCAGGCGGCATTTGTCGGCCTGGGCGCGTACACCACGGCTGTATTGTGTACCTCAAGCACCTTGCCCGGCTGGCTGGCCTGGGCCGGTCAGTCGCCCTGGCTGGGGCTGCTGGGCGGCCTGCTGCTGACGGCCACCCTGGCGCTGGTGCTGGGCTCGCTGAGCCTGAAGCTGTCGGGCTATTTTTTACCGCTGGGCACCATCGCCTGGGGCATCTCGCTGTACTTCCTGTTTGGCACGCTGGAATTTCTTGGCGGGCATTCCGGGGTGTCGGGCATTCCGCCGGTCGCCATTGGCGGCTGGCTGCTGGACGACGCGCACGAGATGTTTTATCTGATCTGGGCGTTTTTGCTGTGCGCCATGTTCACCACGCAAAACCTGCTGGATTCACGCGAGGGCCGGGCGATTCGTGCGCTCAAGGGCGGCATGGTGATGGCCGAGGCCATGGGGGTGAACACTTCGCGTTCACGCATGGTGATTTTTGTCATCGCCGCGCTGCACGCCGCTGCTGCTGGCTGGCTGTACGCGCACATGCAGCGCTTTATCAACCCCAGCCCATTCAGCCTGTCCAGCGGCATTGAGTTTCTGTTCATGGCGGTGATTGGCGGGGCCGGCCAGGTGTGGGGTGCGCTGCTGGGGGCCGGGGTGTTGACCGTGCTCAAGCAATGGCTGCAAAACCTGTTGCCGCTGGTACTGGGCGACAGTGGCAACTTTGAAGTGATTGTGTTTGGCGTGCTGATGGTGTTCATCCTGCAACGCAGCAGCCAGGGCTTGTGGCCGCTGCTGGCGCGCTGGGTGCCGGTGCGCCGCGTGGTGCGCACGGTGGACGAGCACGCGCCGGCGCTGGCACACAAGCCGCCGCCGCCCGCCGGGCAAGTGGTGCTGGAGGCGCGCGGTGTCACCCGCCAGTTTGGCGGCCTGGTCGCCAATAACAACATGAGCCTGCATGTCAAAGCCGGTGAAATCCTGGCGCTGATCGGCCCCAACGGTGCCGGCAAAAGCACCATGTTCAACCAGCTCTCCGGGGTGGACACGCCCACTTCGGGCGAGGTGCTGTTTCGCGGCCAGCCGGTCACCGGCCAGGACTCCCGCCACATTGCCCGCATGGGCATGAGCCGCACCTTTCAGCATGTGAAGCTACTGCCAAGCATGAGCGTGCTGGAAAACGTGGCAATTGGCACCCACCTGCGCGGCGAGCGCGGGGTGTTGTCCGCTGCCTGGCGGCTGGACCGCAGCGAAGAAGCCCGCCTGCTGGCCGAAGCGGCGCGGCAACTGCGCCGGGTGGGGCTGGGCGACATGCTGCACGAAGAAGCCGGCAGCCTGGCGCTGGGCCAGCAGCGGATTCTGGAAATCGCCCGCGCCCTGTGCGCCGACCCGTGCGTGCTGCTGCTGGACGAACCCGCCGCCGGCCTGCGCCATCAGGAAAAAGCCGCGCTGGCGGCGCTGCTACGCCAATTGCGCGCCGACGGCATGGCCATTTTGCTGGTGGAGCACGACATGGACTTTGTCATGGGCCTGGTGGATCGGGTGGTGGTGATGGAATTCGGCGAAAAAATCGCCGAAGGCCTGCCGGAAGAAGTGCAACAGAATCCAGCCGTGCTGGAAGCCTATCTGGGGGGCGTATGA
- a CDS encoding branched-chain amino acid ABC transporter permease, whose translation MSRPGGVGFAMDVQIALFLAQDGVTTGAIYALLALALVLVFAVTRVIFIPQGEFVAYGALTLAMIQTGQLPATLWLLLAMGVAACVLDGVPAVRKRQFARLGRVLGWNLAYPLLLWLALAGLPLARLPMLGQIVLALAVVVPMGPLIYRLVYQPIASASVLILLITSMAVHVTMAGLGLLFFGAEGQRTPPFSDARFSVNEVMQISGQSLWVVLASLALIAALYVFFERSLYGKVLKATAFNRVGARLMGFSPVLAGRLTFFLAALIGALSGILIAPMTTIYYDTGFLIALKGFVGAIIGGLASYPVAAAGALVVGLLEAFASFWASTYKEVIVFTLIIPVLLWRSLKSHHMEDEE comes from the coding sequence ATGAGCCGGCCTGGCGGCGTGGGGTTTGCCATGGATGTACAGATTGCACTGTTCCTGGCGCAAGACGGCGTCACCACCGGGGCCATTTATGCCCTGCTGGCGCTGGCGCTGGTGCTGGTGTTTGCCGTGACACGCGTTATTTTCATTCCCCAGGGCGAGTTTGTCGCCTATGGGGCGCTCACCCTGGCGATGATCCAGACCGGCCAACTGCCGGCCACGCTGTGGCTGCTGCTGGCCATGGGCGTTGCCGCCTGCGTGCTCGACGGCGTGCCCGCCGTGCGCAAGCGCCAGTTTGCCCGGCTGGGCCGGGTACTGGGCTGGAACCTGGCCTATCCGCTTTTGCTGTGGCTGGCGCTGGCCGGGCTGCCGCTGGCCCGCTTGCCCATGCTGGGGCAGATTGTCCTGGCGCTGGCGGTGGTGGTGCCGATGGGGCCGTTGATTTACCGGCTGGTGTACCAGCCGATTGCCTCGGCGTCGGTGCTGATCCTGCTGATTACCTCGATGGCGGTGCATGTGACGATGGCCGGGCTGGGCCTGCTGTTTTTTGGTGCCGAAGGCCAGCGCACGCCTCCGTTTAGCGATGCGCGGTTTTCCGTTAACGAGGTGATGCAAATCAGTGGGCAAAGTCTCTGGGTGGTGCTGGCTTCGCTGGCGCTGATTGCCGCGCTGTATGTGTTTTTTGAGCGCAGCCTGTACGGCAAGGTGCTCAAGGCCACCGCGTTTAACCGGGTGGGCGCGCGGCTGATGGGCTTTTCGCCGGTGCTGGCCGGTCGGCTGACGTTTTTTCTGGCGGCGCTGATTGGCGCACTGTCCGGCATCCTGATTGCCCCGATGACCACCATTTATTACGACACCGGGTTTCTGATTGCACTCAAGGGTTTTGTTGGCGCCATCATCGGCGGGCTGGCCAGTTATCCGGTGGCCGCCGCTGGCGCGCTGGTGGTGGGCCTGCTTGAGGCGTTTGCCTCGTTCTGGGCCAGCACCTACAAGGAAGTGATCGTATTCACCCTGATTATCCCGGTGCTGCTGTGGCGCTCGCTGAAAAGCCACCACATGGAGGACGAAGAATGA
- a CDS encoding ABC transporter substrate-binding protein has protein sequence MKYPTLLALSALTSLSAAPALADIQVGVTISATGPAASLGIAEKNTIALLPTQVGGEKIHYTILDDASDTTQAVKNVRKLIAEDKVDVILGSTTTPNSLAMVDVAASEQVAMIAFAPIAEPADPKKQRWVFRTPQSEAQMTALIAAHMKKTGIKSVAFIGFSDAYGDNWLKNITVSLQAQGIQLVSTERFNRADTSVSGQVLKTLTTRPDAVFIAASGTPAALPQKTLKERGFAGKIYQTHGVANQDFLRVCGKDCDGAFLPVGPMLVADQLPAASPVKKAALAYVGKYEAAYGKGSTSMFGGYAWDAGQLLVNAFPVALKTAKPGTPAFRAALRDALEASKEVAGVHGVYTLSPGNHLGQDERSRVMVQISAGKWVLVP, from the coding sequence ATGAAATACCCAACCCTGCTGGCACTTTCGGCGCTGACCAGCCTGAGCGCCGCCCCGGCGCTGGCCGACATTCAGGTGGGCGTGACCATTTCCGCCACCGGCCCGGCGGCTTCGCTGGGCATTGCCGAAAAAAACACCATTGCCCTGCTGCCCACCCAGGTGGGCGGAGAAAAAATCCACTACACCATTCTGGACGACGCCTCCGACACCACCCAGGCGGTCAAGAACGTGCGCAAGCTGATTGCCGAAGACAAGGTGGACGTGATTCTCGGCTCGACCACCACGCCCAATTCATTGGCCATGGTGGATGTCGCCGCCAGCGAGCAGGTGGCGATGATTGCCTTTGCCCCGATTGCCGAACCCGCCGACCCGAAAAAACAGCGCTGGGTGTTTCGCACCCCGCAAAGCGAAGCGCAGATGACCGCACTGATTGCCGCGCACATGAAAAAAACCGGGATCAAGAGCGTGGCGTTCATCGGGTTTTCCGACGCCTACGGCGATAACTGGCTGAAAAACATCACTGTGTCGCTGCAGGCGCAGGGCATCCAGCTGGTGTCTACCGAGCGCTTCAACCGCGCCGACACCTCGGTCAGCGGCCAGGTGCTGAAAACCCTGACCACCCGCCCGGATGCAGTGTTTATCGCCGCGTCCGGCACCCCGGCGGCGCTGCCGCAAAAAACGCTCAAGGAGCGCGGCTTTGCCGGCAAGATTTATCAAACCCACGGCGTGGCCAACCAGGACTTCCTGCGCGTCTGCGGCAAGGATTGCGACGGTGCTTTCCTGCCGGTAGGCCCAATGCTGGTGGCCGACCAGCTGCCAGCAGCCAGCCCGGTGAAAAAAGCCGCGCTGGCGTATGTCGGCAAATACGAAGCCGCCTATGGCAAGGGCAGTACATCGATGTTTGGCGGCTATGCCTGGGACGCTGGCCAGCTGCTGGTCAATGCCTTTCCCGTGGCGCTGAAAACGGCCAAACCAGGCACGCCGGCCTTCCGCGCCGCCTTGCGTGATGCGCTGGAAGCCAGCAAGGAAGTGGCCGGCGTGCATGGCGTGTACACCCTGAGCCCGGGCAATCACCTCGGCCAGGACGAGCGTTCGCGGGTGATGGTGCAAATCAGCGCCGGCAAATGGGTGCTGGTGCCGTAA
- the hcaD gene encoding 3-phenylpropionate/cinnamic acid dioxygenase ferredoxin--NAD(+) reductase subunit, translating to MTEAVFVIVGAGQAGAMAAAELRQQGFTGQLILIGAEPHLPYERPPLSKDALLQPERPHCPIFADTFYQQQAITLKLGVSVLAIDPAAHQLQLSDGSTQAFDKLLLTPGATVRRLPLLDQLGDDVYTLRSLDDAQRLRAVLRPGQRVLLVGGGVIGMELAASACELGVHASVIECSPSIMARCAPPLLRDFLTDLHRQRGVAVHLGQPLVAAQRHASGDITLTLADGQQLTGDAVVYGIGVIPDTTLAEQAGLAVAQGIVIDPSSRTSHPDIYAAGDACCQIDPASGQYLRRETWESAKNQAVAAAHAMLGLPLPVVDVPWFWTDQCGLNIQFAGDMQAPEWGVRGELAQGQAVLFGLDDGVLTGAITVNQGREMRSARQLIAKQARLPLAVLQDPAHSLRNLARQIE from the coding sequence GTGACTGAAGCTGTTTTTGTCATCGTGGGTGCCGGCCAGGCCGGGGCCATGGCCGCCGCTGAACTGCGCCAGCAAGGCTTTACCGGCCAGCTGATCCTGATCGGGGCGGAACCCCACCTGCCCTACGAACGCCCACCGCTGTCCAAGGACGCGCTGCTGCAGCCGGAACGCCCGCACTGCCCGATTTTTGCCGACACGTTTTATCAGCAGCAGGCCATCACCCTGAAGCTGGGGGTGTCGGTGCTGGCGATTGACCCCGCCGCGCATCAGCTGCAGCTCAGCGACGGCAGCACCCAGGCATTCGACAAACTGTTGCTCACCCCTGGCGCGACGGTGCGCCGCCTGCCGCTGCTGGATCAACTGGGCGACGACGTGTACACCCTGCGCAGCCTGGACGACGCTCAGCGTTTGCGGGCGGTGCTGCGCCCTGGCCAGCGGGTGTTGCTGGTGGGCGGCGGCGTCATCGGCATGGAGCTGGCCGCCAGCGCCTGCGAGCTGGGGGTACATGCCAGCGTGATTGAATGCAGCCCGAGCATCATGGCCCGCTGCGCGCCGCCGCTGCTGCGCGACTTCCTGACCGACTTGCACCGGCAGCGCGGTGTGGCGGTGCATCTGGGCCAGCCGCTGGTGGCGGCACAGCGCCACGCCAGCGGCGATATCACGCTGACCCTGGCCGATGGCCAGCAACTGACTGGCGACGCGGTGGTGTACGGCATTGGCGTCATCCCCGACACCACCCTGGCCGAACAGGCCGGGCTCGCGGTGGCGCAGGGGATTGTGATTGACCCCAGCAGCCGGACCTCACACCCGGACATCTACGCCGCAGGCGATGCCTGCTGCCAGATCGACCCGGCCAGTGGCCAGTACCTGCGCCGGGAAACCTGGGAAAGCGCCAAAAACCAGGCGGTGGCCGCCGCCCACGCCATGCTGGGCCTGCCGCTGCCCGTTGTGGATGTACCGTGGTTCTGGACCGATCAGTGCGGGCTGAATATCCAGTTTGCTGGTGATATGCAAGCACCGGAATGGGGGGTGCGCGGCGAACTGGCCCAAGGCCAGGCCGTGCTGTTTGGCCTGGATGACGGCGTGCTGACCGGTGCGATTACTGTCAACCAGGGCCGGGAAATGCGCAGCGCCAGACAACTGATTGCCAAACAGGCGCGGCTGCCCCTCGCTGTGTTGCAAGACCCGGCGCACAGCCTGCGCAACCTGGCGCGCCAGATCGAATGA
- a CDS encoding 3-carboxyethylcatechol 2,3-dioxygenase, which produces MPVKLICASHTPLMDFCSPGAEVERAVRDTFATLAAEVRDYHPELVVVFGPDHFNGFFYDLMPSFCIGVRAAAAGDWDIGHGPLAVPEAQALDLVKAVLADDVDVAYSYRMQADHGFTQPLELLCGSITRYPAIPVFVNGAAKPLPSCRRSVALGRAIGRHLAGSQQRILLIGSGGLSHDPPTPQMGSVPPEVEEFLIGGRNPTPEARQARQARVVATGQALARGEGASLPLNADWDKQLMEAFRIGDFDALAALSDEAILRDGGRGGQEIRAWIAAFAALAEFGPYHAEVRYYHPIQEWIAGMGMMSAQPVGQ; this is translated from the coding sequence ATGCCTGTCAAACTGATCTGCGCCTCGCATACCCCGCTGATGGACTTCTGTTCGCCCGGTGCCGAGGTGGAACGCGCGGTGCGCGATACCTTTGCCACCCTGGCCGCCGAAGTGCGCGACTACCACCCTGAGCTGGTGGTGGTGTTTGGCCCCGACCACTTCAATGGGTTTTTCTATGACCTGATGCCGTCGTTCTGCATTGGCGTGCGCGCCGCCGCTGCCGGCGACTGGGACATCGGCCACGGCCCGCTGGCGGTGCCGGAAGCCCAGGCGCTGGACCTGGTCAAGGCGGTGCTGGCTGACGATGTGGACGTGGCCTACTCCTACCGCATGCAGGCCGACCACGGCTTTACCCAGCCGCTGGAGCTGCTGTGCGGCAGTATCACCCGCTACCCGGCCATTCCGGTGTTTGTCAACGGCGCGGCCAAACCCTTGCCGTCGTGCCGGCGCAGCGTGGCGCTGGGCCGTGCCATTGGCCGCCATCTGGCCGGCAGCCAGCAGCGCATTCTGCTGATTGGCTCGGGTGGGTTGTCGCACGACCCGCCCACCCCGCAAATGGGCTCGGTGCCGCCCGAGGTGGAAGAATTTCTGATTGGCGGGCGCAACCCGACGCCAGAAGCGCGCCAGGCGCGTCAGGCACGGGTGGTGGCCACCGGCCAGGCGCTGGCGCGCGGCGAAGGCGCGTCGCTGCCATTGAACGCTGACTGGGATAAACAGCTGATGGAAGCCTTCCGCATCGGCGATTTTGACGCGCTGGCCGCGCTCAGCGACGAAGCCATCCTGCGCGATGGTGGCCGGGGTGGCCAGGAAATCCGCGCCTGGATTGCCGCCTTTGCCGCGCTGGCCGAGTTTGGCCCCTACCACGCCGAAGTGCGCTACTACCACCCAATCCAGGAATGGATCGCCGGCATGGGCATGATGAGCGCCCAGCCGGTGGGCCAGTGA